TCGTGCTCAAACGGTCGTTGTGCCGGGAGGAGTTATCGGCCGCCTGCTTGGCGATGGTGACAAACTGCTGCATGACATCCAGGATACGGCCAGAGGTGTCGCTCTGACCAAACATCTGCCGGGTAAACTCGCCGATCATGGAGCTGTAGTCCTGGCCTGCTGCAGGCTGGGGAGCAGGATGCGGAGGAGGTTGTGGCGCCTGGGCTCCGGCCCGGATACGCGTGCGCACCGCATCCTCCGCGTCCAGGTCGCGGCCCTCCGGAGTAACGCGGCGGGGCTTGACCGGCTGAGGCCTGGACATGGTCATCAATATCCGGCCCAGCTCGCCCTGGACCAGCTCCTTGACCAGGGAGACGACACGCTGCCCGGCGGCATCGTCTCCGTTGATACGCATGGACAGGGACTGGAGCCGCTTGACGGTGGCCTCATTGAGGATGCCGTACTTGGCCACATCCTTGAGGATCGCCACAATCTTGCTGGCGGCCCCATCCTTGGGCAGGCTGGGCGTAATGTCGGAGAGGCCGTCCAGCTTGGCCTTGTAGCGACTCGCCTCCAGGTCCTTGCGCTCCAGGGGAGTCAACAACTCTCTCTCTCCGGACGCGGCTCTGGAGTATCCCTTGATCATGTCGTCCACCATCCACTTGACCTTGGCCCGCAGCTCCCTGGGCAACCCCTTGAGGGCCTCGTCGCGCATCTGTCCCAGGCGCACGGCGTCCTGCTCGGACATGTAGCCGGCATCGGCCATGTGCTGCCCCTGGGTCAGCAGCCGCTTGAGCCTGGGAGTCTCACGCTCCTTGTAATCCTGGCTGGCAGTGAGCTTGTCGTAGTGCTCGCGCCAGCGCTCCTGGACGCCCTTGCGCTGGCTGGCCAGTTCGGCGAGGTCCTTTTGCCGACGCTCGTCGGCAGCCACGGCGCTGGCCTGATCCGCCTTGGCGGCGGCGATGGTAGCCTCCTTGGAGTTGATCTCACGCTGGTACTGCAGTATCTGCTGCTGAGTAGTGACGTTGGCCTCGTCCAGCTTGAGCTGGTTTTCTTTTTCCTTGAGACGGTCCTTGATATCTTTTTGTTTGGCTTCCTGAGCTGCAATATCTGCGGCGATATCATTCTTCATCTTCTCTGCACCATCGTTGTTAGCCGAGTACGACTTGAGAGGATTGCTAGTGCGGTAATAGTCCTCAATGGCATCTATTTTATCTTCAACAAGCTGACGCTCTGCTTGCTGGGATTTGTCTTTGGCAATAGCAATGTTGGCTGTGCCCAACTCTTTATTGATGCGCTCCAATCGGGCACGGTCTGCCTGTAATCTGCGCTCCGTCTCATAGATGGCATTTTCCGCCCCCAGCAACGGATTCATCCGTTGCTGCTTGTTAAGTTCCTGCGTCTTTTCGAGTAGGCTAATACTTTTTTCGAGGCGTTGTTTTTCCTGTTCTAATTTCTGTTTCTGCGGCAGGAGGTCCTTGGCCTCCTGATGCGCCTTGTCAAGCACCTCCTCCCGTCGCTTGAGTGTGCGATATCCATCCGGAGTCACACCCGCATAAGGCGACTTGGCCGCCTGCTCCTGCTCAGCCTTGATCTGGGCCACCTGTTTGGCCGTTTCATCGCGTGCCTGGATGGCTGCATCCAGCATGATCTGCTGACGATCCTCACGAGACTTGGCAGCGGACTTGGCCTCGGAGGCGTCCAGGTCGGCCATCAGGGCGGCGGCCGTTTCTTTACTGATTTCCCCCCTGATCTCGCGGGTCTTGACGATGGTACGCTGCAGCTCCAGCTCCTTTTGACGGAGGGCCTCGACATGATCCACCTCCGCCGTGCGGTTGACGGCCAGCTGGCCGATGAGCTGGAGGCGCTGGGTGTAGAGGTCATTGATGGCCGTGATCCTGCGCTGCTCCTCGTCATAGATGCGCTCTCGCTTGGCGTTGGTCAGCGCATCGGTATAAGCCTGCTCGCGGGTGGCGGCCTCGGTGGCCAGCCGGTCCTTAAGCTCCCGCGCCCGCTTGACAGCGGCCTTGTCCACGCCCTCAATGTATTTATCCCAGGCATCCAGGATGGCTTTGCCCCACGCCACCCCCCGGTTGTAGGCAGCCTCCAGCTCGGTAGGGATGTTAAACGTCGCCTGTACCTTGCTCTTGAGGTTACCCAATCCGGACGCCGCTCTCCTAGCTCCCCTCTCCATTTTGCGCCCGGCCTCTTCTCCCTTGCTGCCGGCCTTGTCCATCTCATTGCCGGTGGTCTTGGCCTCCTGGCCAACCTGACTGACGGCCTCCTGCACACCCTCTGCAGCGTCACTGGTCTTGTCCAGGGCATCGGCAGTCTCCTCAGCGGCATCGGTCACCTCCTCCAGGTTGGTGGCGACCTCCTTGTCGCCCAGCTCCTCGTTGACCTGGTGTGCCGTCTTGCGGACCTTGTCGAGTCCCTTGTTGACTTGATCCAGTCCTCGCGTGTCGGCCTTGGCCTCCACACCTACCTGTACCTTGTAATCCTTGTCTGCCATGGTGATATGATAGTTATTAGTTAATAGTTAAAAGTTAATAGAGTGGTTAAGAGATGTCTCCCGTGAGGGTGAGGGATACCTGCAGGGCAGCCCAGACCTTGCCCTCGGCATCCGGCAGCCGGATATCCTCCGGACGGCGGCCGAGGCGCGGCCCATCCGGACCGAGGTCATGATCGCTCGTGAGCGGCAGAGGCTGGGCAAGGTCAACCGTAGCGTGGTAGGTCCTGGTCCGGCCCGGCCGGCCCTGGTAGTAGCAGGACAACCAGGTAACCACACCCTCCGGGTGCAGGGTGAGCGCCTCCTGCAGGTCGAGTCCCCAGGCATGGGCGCGGGCGAAAGTCGTAAACGCCCGCACGAGGGTAAAAGACATCTGCAGGGAGGCGTTGCCACGGGCTGCCTGGTGCATCCAGGGACTACCGATGACGGCCTCGCGCTGGATCTGGACGGATGGCTTGACGGTCACCAGCTCCTCCATCACGTCGTCGTATTGGCACAGCACGATATCCCGGAGTCCGTCCGGACGGTAGATGACCGTGTCGAGAGAGAGGTAGTGCATGGTGTGATGAGAGTGGAGAGGTGAGACTTAAGAGTTGAGAGCCGTGAAATACCGGAAAAACGCCACCGCGCTGGGGTCCGCGAGTACAAACTGCATGTACTCGGAGGGTGTGCAAATGCGCCGGCCGCCGGCACTATTGACAGCCTCAACCGTCAGTAGTACGGCCTCGTGCACCTCGACGGCCCCCTCGCGGGCAGCGGGGTTATTGATCACGGAGTCGTCTCCCAGTTGTGCCCACACCTGGGAGGCTTGCCAGTCCTCACCCATGCTCGCGATTGCGGTGACTGTTGCCTCCAGGACCGGGGCCTGATCGGCGGGTATGTCATCCTGGGTATAATGGTCAGTGTGAGTGTAGCCGTCCGCGTCCTGGTACACGGCTGTCATGGTGTACTTGTCCCACTTACCTGGGCGCGGAAAATGTAAATGTATCTCTTGCATGTTGTTGTTAAGCTAATTGGTTAATCTTGACGACGGAGGCTTGGGCGTAGTGATGGCCGACAAACGCCCACACCTGCCGGGGCTGGCCAGTCGTGTTGGGAGCCAGCGTCAGGGTGATCTGGCCGCCTCCGGCTGGTGTCTGCTCAGAGGACTGCATGCACCATACGGCGGCGGGGTCATGCCCGCACATGGTATCGTTGAGTATATAAACCGCCTCGGACAGCGTGGACGATACCGTCAGCGTTACCTCACCGCCCTCCGCAGGTACATCCAGCGCGGAAGCCGTCACCGCCGGCATAGGCTTGGCCGTTACTCCGTCCATCACCACGCGCCCCATAATGGATCGTACATCGTTGACCCCCAGCGCGGGGGCTGCGTCAATCCTCATGCCTCCCATACGCAGCCCCACTTGCAAGGTACTGCTTGCCTCGTGAGCCTTGGCCTTAACTGTGACGCAGGCCGTGTGGCCGCTGCCACAAAACAAGGATGTCATCGGCATAACATAATTGCCGTCGACAAACAGTTCCCATCTGTTCATCGTGTTTTGATGATCGGCGGCTGCGCGGGGTGCCATTGCCACGGCAACGTAAGTGATCTTGGGCACAAGCGCCCACATATATAGCTGGTCGCCAACGGCGCGCCCATAATCCGTGCCTCGGATCAGGCAAGACGTCGTACTCCCCAGGTAGCTTGTGGGATAAATCGTCACCTGCCATGCGGGTGCCATGTCCCGGCTGGTGTAATTATTGACTGCGTTGAGCAACGGATACCTGTAATCCGCTGCGTCCAGATTGTAGTCAGCCCAATGGATGGGGTGAGCATAACAGGGCGCTGCCGGATTAGTTGTCGATGAGTACCCTTGGGATGTGCTCCCCAGCAGGATAGACGCCTTGTCAGAGCCGATAATCCGCCATACAACGGCGGCGGCATAAGCACTATTGTTATGATCTCCCATGTAATTGGCAAATTTCCACGCGCCTGTAGATCGGCCAATCAAAGACACACCGGCGGAGGGCATCATGGTAATCAAAAAATCGTGCAGATCGTTGGTATACACCGCCTCCTTAGAGGATGCGTTGGCCGTGACTACATTATAAGCGTCGGACATCTGCATCTGCCGCACCAGTGTTGTCACCCAAGACGGGATCAGCGTCTCCATGTAGTAGTTCGCCCGCCGCCAATCATCTGCGGCCCGCTGCTCTATCAGCGCCTCGTAAGAGATAGCCTCCTGGGCCGTGGCAGGCAGCGGCACGCGAACGCCCCTGGATGCCGTGACGGTGGCATCAAATACCTGTGGCTGTGTCCATGTGTAGGATTTGGAGGTGTCCACAGCGCCCACGTCCCCGCGCGGTATAGTCATGTCCAGTTGCCACGATCCCGGCGTGCTGCCGGGTGTCAGGGAGGCGGTTGCCTGGCTGCCTGGCTCGCCCGTCGTGACCGTGCCAACAGTGATGGCCAGACCCTCGGCAATCTCCTGAGCTGCGTCCCTGGCCGCCTCGGATGCGCGGGCATCCTGGTATGTCTGCTTGCTGGTAGCGGCAGCATAATCCGTCAACCGCTGCACCTCGGCGCGGGTGGCCAGATTAACCCCTCCCACGCTGACGCCGTCCTGATAAGTACAGGACAACATCATTGCGGGCATGACGGTGGCATCGGTAATCGGTCCGTCCAGCGCAGACGCAATCCCGCGCCCGTCGGCTGCCGTCACCATCTGCCGGGCGATGGACAGGGGGATCTCCACTGGCGCCTCGGGCGTGCCACCATAGACGTGCAGCGCCACCTCGTCCCCGATTACAATATCCGTATCGGCAATCATCCCCCACATGTACAGGTCCACGTCAGTGCTGGATGCTACGGCCTGACTGGATCGTGCCGCCAATACCCAGTCCCCGCCCGGAGCACGTCGCCAGATGTCCAGCCAGCGCGGTGTGGTGTCCGTCGTGCCGAGGACTGCCCACATGTACACGTCACGCACCTTGCAGATCGATCCGACATAACCGGTCAAGAGGTCATCGCCAAATATAAACCGAGCCCATGACCATGCCACGGTCTGGTCCTGGTCATAGCCGGGAGGCGACATGGATGCCGTGCCGCTGGCCGGAGTGACATACATGCCGGCGTTGTGCAAGGCGTCTGGCAGCTGGTTGGCCAGGGATGCGGCCACCATCTCCTCCCAGTTGACGATGACGTCATCTGGAGGGACGACGTCTGCCGGCATGATATCCTGGCGCACTCTTACCTTGATCAGGGATGAGGTGCGCTGGGAGCCGTCTCCGTCAATAATGACCACCTCCGCGACCAGGTCGATGCGATCGGCGCTGCCCATAGCTGCGATCAACTGAGTCGTGTTGACCGACAAGCTGCCAACATAAGCCAGCCCCAGAGCGTCGTCGACCGGCTCCAGGTTGGTGGCGGCCAGGACCAGGGTATCGTCACCCAGGGCGGTCTTGACGGCCAGCGCCGGCCTTGTGCCGGAGGGAGTCACCGGAGTGCCCTCATCCAGCAGAGTGATGCGCAGGGGCAGCTTATCGCCGCGCACCAGGGACAGGTCGGTGACCGGTATGCCGCCGGGGTGCATGACGGCCATGGTGGCCAAGTCAATCAGGAGTATCATATCAGTGTGGGGGGAGGAGAGTGGAGAGTTGAGAAAGGTTCCTCCCGGCGGATCGCCGGGAGGAAGTGGCGTGCTTAGGCCGCCGGATAGTCCGCGTCAGGCGTCAGCTTGCAAAGCGGGTTGTAAACAACGCTGAGCTCAAATTCGGCCAGGGACGGATCAGACGCCGCCTTGGCCGGGTTGACCAGACGCAGGCGGCCCTGCATGCAGGCGCTCATGATCCTGGCGCCGTCGCGGTAGGCGTCGGTCCACTCCGTGTAGACGTAGACGTCGATCTGCGTGGAGCCGGCGGCAAACACAACCTGCTCCGTGCCCCAGTCCTCGCGCAGCCCAAAAGAGAGCTGCAGGAATTCAGGGGTGATGTAGTTGGAGGCAAACAGGAATTTACGCTTGGTGACCAGCTGCATCTCCTCGGTCTCGTAGGTGCCGCCGACGCTGGTGCCCTCAATCTCTGCGGTCTTGGGCTCAATCTGAGGGTTGCTGGTGCGGACCTTGCCCATGTAGAGCCAGGGGCCGGGGTCCTCGTCGCTCGGAGGGACGGGCAGCCAGTCTGCAGACACGGTCTTGGCCTGGTCGCCGCTGCCGATGGAGGCTCCGAATTTGGCGATGCTGACCTTGGAGCCGATGATCAGGCCGGGGATGATAAATCTAGACATATCAGTGATTAGTGGTTGGTTAATGGTTGGTAGTTACACGCCGATGATGACGGCCAGCTTGGCCGCCTCCAGGGCCTTGGCCTGGGAGGCTGTCACTTTGGCGGTCGCACCTGCGCGCCCGTAAGCGCCGTTGATGAGCGTGCCCGTCTTGGTCACGCGGACTAACACCAGCGTATCCTCCTGGGCGGGAGCCTGCGGAGTCGTGCCGGTCGTATCTGTGTTGTTGGTTGTGTTGGTCTTAGCCATGGTTGTGTGTTGTGGGTGAGGATGAGGGAAAAATTAAAAGTTGACGGGAGCGTAGAGGATGATGGCCCGTCCCCGGAAGCCGGTGAGCTTGGACTTACTCATATCGTAATCCTCGACGGATGCCACGGAAGGCATGTCGTAGCAGACGCGGTCGACGACCGGGTCCCAGGTGCGGACCGCGTGCAGCGCCTGCCCGACCATGCCGGACAGACAGCGCAGAGGCGGCATGCCTCCGGGCATCCCGGCTGTCCTGGCAAAGCAGCTCACGGCCAGCACGGCGTGCATGCGCACCATCGGAGCATCAACGCCCATGTCCAGCAGGGGGACGTATCCTGCAGGAGTGACGGCGACGCTGCCGGGCTTGCCAATGGCCACGCGGTTGATGGCGTCCACCTGGTCCTGGTCGTCCCACACGGTTGGGCACACCATCGGAGCCAGGACGTCGTCCTGCTGCAGGTGCTTGATGAGATGCTCGGCGAGCTTGTAATCCTTGTCCATGAGAGTGGAGAGTTAAGAGTTGAGTGTTGAGTTGTCGTCGGCCTGGGCCAGGAGGCGGTTGAGGACCAGGGTGGCGGCGTACACGGCATTCTTGCGCATCTGCTCGCGGGAGGGCATCACCTCCGGATGGGCCGGGATGGTGGCGGACTTGACCAGGGCACCCAGTGGTGTGACATCCTGGTAGTGGCCGTCCTTGTTGCGGCGCTTACGCTGCTTGACGCGGGCCAGGATGGCGCTGCCGGTATCGACGTCGCCCAGGACCATGACCTCCTCCTCCGGGATATTGAGGGATGCCAGGGAGCGCCGGCGCAGGGGGGAATCCTTAAACGGGATGAGCAGGCTCTTGATGCGGCGACCGGTCACCTCCGACTTGCGGCCGGAGGGCTTGACGGTGCCGCCCAGCCACTGCAGGCGCACGCCGATGTGGGTGATGTCGATGGTGGCCTTGTTGTCCCGGATGACGGGAGGGTTGACTGATCGCTTGGCCGCGCCCCAGAATCTCTGGGACTGGGTGCGGTCGAGCATGTCCTGGAAACTATCCCTTACTGCCTGGCGGGCAGCCCTGGCCACGTCAGCCACCATCTCCGTGCGGATGGCGGGAGCCAGGGGGAGCCGGTTAAGCCCAATCACATCTACGTGCAACCTGATCATGAGTTGACATCAGTTAAGGGTTGAGGCATAAGGGGGACATGAGTGGGATGGACGGCAAGATCAGTAACCGCGACCTGCGCTGGTGGCTCAAGGAGCTGGCCAGACCGCGCGATGCTGCGTCCGGCATCCGACCGGAGCCGTCCGACTGGGAAAGCCGAGCCCGCGCCCAGGGCTGGCAGCCGGCCAGACCGTTTGTAAGCGGCCGCCATAACAACGGCCGCCAGAACCGCCATCTCCGGCGTAAGGGTTGATCTGTTATTACTGCTCGCTGACATAGACGTAGGTGGGCGTACCGTCCCTCCCCCGGACGATCTTGTTGACTCCGTGGCGGACCTGCTGCATGAACAGGACCTCGCTCTCGTTGGTATGGGGATGCTGGTCGGACTTGTTGACAAGACGCCTCTGATCTTGGAGAGTGCGGACGATGGTGTCGATGCGGTGGCCGGAGCGGTAGTCCTCGTTGACAAGGATGATCCTCTCGTTGCCCGGTTTGCCGCTGCCGGCAAACCGCTGCGCCGTCTCCTCCGTGCGTGACCAGCTGTCCACCATCTTGGTGGGGAGCGCCTGGTAGCCGTCGCGCTTGATGGCAACCAGGAATTGGTCGGCGTTGTTGGGGTCGATGGACATGCCCCGGTAGAGCGTGCCGCTCTCCCGGACGTCGGTGGGCGTGATGCGGTTGACGGCATCGTAGAGGGCGTCCCACTCCTCCTGGGTGGCGTAGTCCTGGACTCCGCGCTGGCTCCTGTCAAATTTGCGCTGGTCCTCCACGAATTTGACCATGGCCCTGGCCTGGGTGTCCGGGATGACGGGAGGGCGCTGCCCGCAGATCACACGCCCGGCCTCGCTCCAG
The genomic region above belongs to Akkermansia massiliensis and contains:
- a CDS encoding BACON domain-containing protein, yielding MILLIDLATMAVMHPGGIPVTDLSLVRGDKLPLRITLLDEGTPVTPSGTRPALAVKTALGDDTLVLAATNLEPVDDALGLAYVGSLSVNTTQLIAAMGSADRIDLVAEVVIIDGDGSQRTSSLIKVRVRQDIMPADVVPPDDVIVNWEEMVAASLANQLPDALHNAGMYVTPASGTASMSPPGYDQDQTVAWSWARFIFGDDLLTGYVGSICKVRDVYMWAVLGTTDTTPRWLDIWRRAPGGDWVLAARSSQAVASSTDVDLYMWGMIADTDIVIGDEVALHVYGGTPEAPVEIPLSIARQMVTAADGRGIASALDGPITDATVMPAMMLSCTYQDGVSVGGVNLATRAEVQRLTDYAAATSKQTYQDARASEAARDAAQEIAEGLAITVGTVTTGEPGSQATASLTPGSTPGSWQLDMTIPRGDVGAVDTSKSYTWTQPQVFDATVTASRGVRVPLPATAQEAISYEALIEQRAADDWRRANYYMETLIPSWVTTLVRQMQMSDAYNVVTANASSKEAVYTNDLHDFLITMMPSAGVSLIGRSTGAWKFANYMGDHNNSAYAAAVVWRIIGSDKASILLGSTSQGYSSTTNPAAPCYAHPIHWADYNLDAADYRYPLLNAVNNYTSRDMAPAWQVTIYPTSYLGSTTSCLIRGTDYGRAVGDQLYMWALVPKITYVAVAMAPRAAADHQNTMNRWELFVDGNYVMPMTSLFCGSGHTACVTVKAKAHEASSTLQVGLRMGGMRIDAAPALGVNDVRSIMGRVVMDGVTAKPMPAVTASALDVPAEGGEVTLTVSSTLSEAVYILNDTMCGHDPAAVWCMQSSEQTPAGGGQITLTLAPNTTGQPRQVWAFVGHHYAQASVVKINQLA